The proteins below come from a single Elgaria multicarinata webbii isolate HBS135686 ecotype San Diego chromosome 11, rElgMul1.1.pri, whole genome shotgun sequence genomic window:
- the LOC134405715 gene encoding olfactory receptor 11G2-like gives MAQLDTAANVKLLPLLFSSFPDRQLCSKVALIVQAGLILQYLSIATAVEPRFKIQIFASSSHSGDRDLLRLWLMELRYQSSSTSRPDRTREVAVLRSVQNQAFSSSPSNDTNLAMGFILLGFPSLSPPIQLLLCSLLSVCYAFTLAGNLCIVWAVLRDSRLTHLPMYILLGNFSGLETCYVTTTAPRMLSDLASPLPGVISFHSCFLQFYFFFSMGTTESFLLAAMALDRYLAICQPLRYPMLMSPRFCCILAASCWICGFLWFLVPIALISQLHFCGSNTLDHFICDPGPLLASSCTLAPGPEMAFYSLSSIAIFGPFIFIVCSYMVVLRAVMRLPSAAGRRKAFSTCTSHMAVVSLFYGSIMVTYVVPEASGGSNKVVTLFYSVVTPMLNPLIYSLRNKEMKDALKRTVLQGNWGL, from the exons CTCATCCTGCAGTATCTCAGCATAGCCACTGCTGTTGAGCCAAGGTTCAAAATCCAGATTTTCGCTTCTTCATCACACTCTGGAGACAGGGATCTCCTGAGGCTTTGGCTGATGGAGCTGCGATATCAGTCTTCTTCCACCAGCCGGCCAGACAGAACTAGGGAGGTGGCTGTGCTTAGAAGTGTTCAGAACCAG GCTTTCAGCTCTTCCCCTT CCAACGACACCAACTTAGCAATGGGATTCATCCTCCTGGGCTTCCCATCCCTCTCACCCCCAATCCAACTGCTCCTGTGCTCTTTGCTATCTGTATGCTACGCCTTCACCTTGGCGGGGAACCTGTGCATCGTATGGGCTGTTCTCCGGGACTCTCGCCTCACTCACCTCCCTATGTACATCCTGCTGGGGAACTTCTCTGGTCTGGAGACATGCTATGTAACCACCACAGCGCCCCGGATGCTGTCAGATCTGGCATCCCCACTGCCAGGTGTCATCTCTTTCCACAGCTGCTTCCTCCAGTTCTACTTTTTCTTCTCTATGGGAACTACCGAGAGCTTCCTTCTCGCAGCCATGGCCTTGGACCGGTACTTAGCCATCTGCCAGCCGCTACGTTATCCGATGCTCATGTCCCCAAGGTTTTGCTGCATCCTGGCTGCTTCCTGTTGGATCTGTGGCTTCCTGTGGTTCCTTGTACCCATTGCTTTGATTTCCCAGCTCCATTTCTGCGGCTCAAACACCCTCGACCATTTCATCTGCGACCCAGGCCCACTACTGGCTTCATCCTGCACTCTAGCCCCTGGGCCAGAAATGGCCTTCTACAGCCTCAGTTCAATTGCGATTTTTGGCCCTTTCATCTTTATTGTGTGCTCCTACATGGTGGTCCTGAGGGCGGTGATGAGGCTGCCTTCTGCAGCAGGGAGGCGGAAGGCCTTCTCCACATGCACCTCACACATGGCAGTAGTGAGCCTTTTCTATGGTTCCATCATGGTCACCTACGTTGTCCCCGAAGCTTCTGGTGGCAGCAACAAGGTGGTGACCCTCTTCTATTCAGTGGTGACCCCCATGCTCAACCCACTTATCTACAGCCTGAGGAACAAGGAGATGAAGGATGCCCTAAAAAGGACAGTGTTGCAGGGAAATTGGGGTCTCTGA